A single Defluviitalea saccharophila DNA region contains:
- a CDS encoding MFS transporter, giving the protein MVNEHSKLPGIMYSAIQANLWMAYCLVSSFISIYLLYFGYSNSEIGFIVSIGSILAVLIQLVSAQILDRHPKIQLWKFTCCQILIILLPAILQLFGKKAGVLITVTVILVYSLTTSLQPLINSLCVQLEDTRLKINFGLARGIGSLAYAGISYAMGKILLKQAPTILTKSYIVLFASLFLWILFFRYEPTKKDTKEVQIKKEAGISLLKKYKKFLIFVVGLVCILFGHNLINQYMIQIVTSFGANSDVMGKGIFIAAVLELPVMFGFSKIKSKFSCGWLLCISAVFFTLKHILTFLANSVLMFYTAQFLQIGGFSLLATASVFYAKEAMEKEDQATGQALVSASMTAAGIFASCLGGLLLDYTSVKGMLFVGMIVSIIGMILVFAFTEKSRKVE; this is encoded by the coding sequence ATGGTTAACGAACATTCAAAACTACCGGGAATTATGTATTCAGCTATTCAAGCAAATTTATGGATGGCATACTGCCTGGTGAGCAGTTTCATAAGTATCTATCTATTATATTTTGGATATTCCAATTCAGAAATAGGGTTTATAGTGTCCATAGGGAGTATTCTTGCGGTACTCATTCAGCTGGTGAGTGCACAAATACTTGACAGACACCCGAAAATACAATTATGGAAGTTTACTTGCTGTCAAATCCTTATCATTTTGCTCCCTGCAATTCTTCAGTTGTTTGGGAAAAAAGCAGGCGTTCTCATTACTGTAACGGTGATTTTAGTATATTCCCTGACTACCTCTTTGCAGCCTCTTATTAATTCCTTATGTGTACAATTGGAAGACACACGTTTAAAAATTAATTTTGGCCTTGCAAGAGGAATTGGTTCCCTGGCTTATGCAGGGATCTCTTATGCAATGGGAAAAATACTCCTGAAACAAGCTCCTACAATCTTAACAAAATCTTATATTGTCCTTTTTGCGTCCTTGTTTTTATGGATTCTTTTCTTTAGATATGAACCTACAAAAAAGGATACAAAAGAAGTGCAAATAAAAAAAGAAGCCGGCATCAGTCTTCTTAAAAAATATAAAAAGTTTCTTATATTTGTTGTAGGCTTAGTTTGTATTTTATTTGGACACAACTTGATTAATCAGTATATGATACAGATTGTTACATCTTTTGGGGCAAACAGTGATGTAATGGGAAAAGGTATTTTTATTGCCGCCGTATTGGAACTGCCTGTTATGTTCGGATTTTCAAAAATCAAGTCAAAATTCAGCTGTGGCTGGCTTTTATGTATTTCAGCCGTATTCTTTACGTTAAAACACATATTAACCTTTTTAGCAAACTCCGTTTTAATGTTCTATACAGCTCAATTTCTGCAAATTGGAGGATTTTCACTTTTAGCTACGGCATCTGTTTTTTATGCCAAAGAAGCCATGGAAAAAGAAGATCAGGCAACAGGACAAGCACTGGTATCTGCCTCCATGACAGCAGCCGGCATCTTTGCCAGCTGCCTTGGAGGATTGCTTTTAGATTATACCAGTGTTAAAGGAATGCTTTTCGTTGGAATGATTGTGTCTATAATCGGTATGATATTGGTTTTCGCCTTTACGGAAAAATCCAGGAAAGTAGAATAA
- a CDS encoding phosphodiester glycosidase family protein, whose amino-acid sequence MKRKYNNIFYIFLIFCFVLTSGIPQAAEASLRNVLHKQVDEQEVRKGVSYIKDRRLTEDGWLDTHILKVDLTNPNIRLDVIESTNEYNLKEKTTDLVKSNGAVAGINGDFFDMSKNPTASLGMVIRDGNLISAGNYVNLKENQWTTFFIDENGIPFIDYCKVAMYFYNEDKISFEIAGINKVTTFKKGVYLDRNAYTTTAQVDKINQTLYKIVVENDVITYISKKGETVNIPKDGYVIAIEESVAVPKINQFKIGQGVRFDLQTSIDLNKIKMALGGAGKIVDKGTVPASPGHLVSPNARNPRSALGISKDGKTVYLIAVDGRNHSLGATHSEMTSILLEYGIYDAIHLDGGGSTAVAAKLAGKNEVTLLNVPSDGSERKVVNGLGVFSDAPTGNLFGIRIVPKYTRVFQNTPVEMNVIGYDENLNPVNISMGDIKWGTEKMYGKWSGNVFYPESIGTGIITAQIGNVKGSTTLTSMGTPKELKVTPGSIRLKPGESVGIKVEGLDGEGYQAPIDWSKLTWKINASLGTVQDGKFIAGNSTGQGVLEGSLGEIKVYIPVAIGEQVTAIESFETQANTEWVGYPNYVTGEVTLDSTLAYEGKNSVKMTYFFKAKPNETQAAYIQFKKPLTLKDQPKAIGMWVYGDSSKDWLRGRIIDGKGTNHTINFASQIDWNGWKYVQAEIPKAAVSPISLDRIYAVTLNNTAERTNTLYIDHLSTIASPEINSKNLPLSTKLKDKYEKPLSKDAGQSTFDITVFGTTANKNTLLDEVVQREVITQMNKNSSFSIYAGSTEIKTSDIKVPYMLWNNQYAVKDLNNTRIIQLSASKGGIRATNPEQWKNLQRDLATNQSHIIIVMDKNPLNSGSFKDSMEAELFHNVLKKVRVEQNKNIFVVTAEGYATSVQVKEGIRYTNLNGLWYSGNDVNLYKDFSILRFRIKDSEIYYDIQPVYPAVIVD is encoded by the coding sequence ATGAAACGAAAATACAATAATATATTTTACATATTTCTTATTTTTTGCTTTGTATTAACCAGTGGAATTCCGCAAGCAGCAGAAGCATCTCTTAGAAACGTATTACATAAGCAGGTGGATGAGCAGGAAGTTAGAAAAGGCGTTTCTTACATAAAGGACAGGCGCTTAACAGAAGACGGGTGGCTGGATACCCATATTTTAAAAGTAGATTTAACCAATCCCAATATACGACTGGATGTTATCGAATCTACCAATGAATATAATTTAAAAGAAAAAACAACCGATTTGGTTAAGTCCAATGGAGCTGTAGCAGGTATTAACGGAGACTTTTTTGATATGTCCAAAAACCCAACAGCTTCTTTAGGAATGGTAATAAGAGACGGAAACCTTATATCTGCCGGCAACTATGTTAATCTAAAAGAAAACCAATGGACAACCTTTTTTATAGATGAAAACGGTATTCCGTTTATTGATTATTGTAAAGTTGCTATGTATTTTTATAACGAAGATAAAATCTCCTTTGAAATTGCAGGCATTAATAAGGTCACCACATTTAAGAAGGGCGTATACTTAGATCGAAATGCATATACCACAACTGCTCAGGTGGATAAAATCAATCAAACCCTGTATAAAATTGTTGTGGAAAATGACGTGATTACATATATCTCTAAAAAAGGGGAGACCGTTAACATTCCAAAAGACGGGTATGTTATTGCTATAGAAGAATCAGTGGCAGTTCCTAAAATCAATCAATTTAAAATTGGACAAGGCGTAAGATTTGATTTACAGACATCTATTGATTTGAACAAGATTAAAATGGCATTAGGTGGCGCAGGGAAAATTGTGGATAAGGGTACTGTTCCTGCAAGTCCAGGGCATTTAGTGTCTCCTAATGCAAGAAATCCAAGAAGTGCTTTAGGTATATCTAAAGACGGAAAAACTGTATATTTAATAGCGGTAGACGGAAGAAATCATAGTCTAGGGGCAACCCATAGTGAAATGACCTCTATACTCTTGGAATATGGTATATATGATGCCATTCATTTAGACGGCGGCGGTTCTACGGCAGTGGCAGCTAAGCTTGCTGGTAAAAATGAAGTAACCCTTCTTAATGTGCCTTCAGACGGTTCGGAAAGAAAAGTTGTGAACGGCCTTGGGGTTTTCTCAGACGCACCAACCGGTAATTTATTTGGAATCCGTATTGTACCTAAATATACCAGAGTATTTCAAAATACTCCGGTTGAAATGAATGTCATAGGATACGATGAAAATTTAAATCCTGTTAATATTTCCATGGGGGATATTAAATGGGGTACAGAAAAAATGTACGGAAAATGGTCCGGAAATGTATTTTATCCTGAATCCATCGGAACAGGAATCATTACTGCACAAATCGGGAATGTTAAAGGAAGCACCACATTAACCAGCATGGGAACTCCTAAGGAGTTAAAAGTGACCCCAGGGTCCATTAGGTTAAAACCCGGCGAAAGTGTGGGTATAAAAGTAGAAGGTTTAGATGGAGAAGGCTACCAAGCCCCCATTGACTGGAGTAAGCTAACATGGAAAATCAATGCTTCTTTAGGCACAGTACAGGATGGTAAATTTATTGCAGGAAATAGTACAGGCCAAGGGGTGTTGGAAGGAAGTTTAGGAGAGATCAAAGTATATATTCCTGTGGCAATCGGTGAACAGGTAACTGCCATAGAATCCTTCGAAACTCAAGCCAACACAGAATGGGTGGGCTATCCGAACTATGTTACCGGAGAAGTTACTCTTGACAGCACTTTAGCTTATGAAGGCAAAAACTCAGTAAAGATGACCTATTTCTTCAAAGCGAAGCCGAACGAAACCCAGGCAGCCTACATACAATTTAAGAAACCTTTAACTCTAAAAGATCAGCCTAAAGCCATCGGTATGTGGGTGTATGGAGATTCTTCAAAGGATTGGCTAAGGGGAAGGATTATTGACGGTAAAGGAACCAACCATACCATTAATTTTGCCAGCCAAATTGACTGGAATGGGTGGAAATATGTACAGGCAGAAATACCTAAAGCTGCTGTTTCACCGATTTCTTTAGACAGAATTTATGCCGTAACCTTAAATAATACTGCAGAGAGAACAAATACCCTATACATAGACCATTTGTCTACCATAGCTTCACCGGAAATCAATTCAAAGAATTTGCCTTTAAGCACCAAATTAAAAGATAAATACGAGAAACCCTTATCCAAAGATGCAGGCCAAAGTACTTTTGACATCACTGTTTTTGGTACAACGGCGAACAAAAATACCCTGCTTGATGAAGTAGTTCAAAGAGAAGTTATTACCCAGATGAATAAGAATTCTTCTTTTAGCATCTATGCTGGCAGTACGGAGATTAAAACTTCAGACATCAAAGTACCTTATATGCTTTGGAACAACCAATATGCTGTAAAAGACTTAAACAATACACGCATTATTCAGCTTAGTGCGTCCAAGGGCGGCATAAGAGCAACCAATCCTGAGCAATGGAAGAATTTGCAAAGGGATTTGGCAACGAACCAATCTCATATCATCATTGTTATGGATAAGAATCCTTTAAATTCCGGAAGTTTTAAGGACTCTATGGAAGCAGAATTATTCCATAATGTATTAAAAAAGGTACGGGTAGAACAGAATAAGAATATATTTGTCGTTACAGCTGAAGGCTATGCTACAAGCGTTCAAGTTAAAGAAGGTATAAGATACACCAATCTTAACGGATTATGGTATTCTGGTAATGACGTAAATCTCTATAAAGATTTTTCAATCTTAAGATTTAGAATTAAAGATTCAGAGATTTATTATGATATTCAACCGGTATATCCTGCGGTTATTGTAGATTAG
- a CDS encoding LCP family protein, protein MEDTNNDLKYPKNIKKLLTIIIAVFTVIGTFLFLIRISDSKVQEPIPEERAVNSDGKKQELKKEEKTQKDQDITGLIIGLDESKVLTDVVMVAHFNPTNKTVKLISIPRDFYVNFEEPRFSSIKEKNPNININYCKLTEVYNRIVRIADKEEAVKTVEAIAEEIVGFPIDYYVKVDLDGFKAIIDMVEGLEVELPNQGIQTLDSKQAEELVRNRYGHADGDLGRIRMQQLVIKSLAKKIMGMKNPVDIFKVIKEGYKYVETDFGLLDGMKYIQYLLEVKIDTVLQDANMVTIPTRGEKIDGVWYEMQDEEKTKEILDELFEL, encoded by the coding sequence GTGGAAGATACTAATAATGATTTAAAATATCCTAAAAATATAAAAAAGTTATTAACAATCATTATAGCTGTATTCACAGTAATTGGAACCTTTTTGTTTTTAATAAGAATTTCCGATTCAAAAGTACAAGAACCTATACCAGAAGAAAGAGCAGTAAATAGCGATGGGAAAAAACAAGAGCTAAAAAAAGAAGAAAAAACTCAAAAAGACCAAGATATTACGGGTCTTATTATCGGTTTGGATGAATCAAAGGTATTAACAGATGTCGTTATGGTAGCTCACTTTAATCCCACCAACAAAACAGTAAAATTGATCTCTATTCCCAGGGATTTTTATGTTAATTTTGAAGAACCAAGATTTTCTTCGATTAAAGAAAAAAATCCGAATATAAATATTAATTATTGTAAACTTACAGAAGTATATAATCGTATAGTACGTATAGCAGATAAAGAAGAGGCAGTTAAAACAGTTGAAGCAATTGCAGAGGAAATCGTAGGGTTTCCCATTGACTACTATGTAAAAGTAGATTTAGATGGATTTAAAGCGATCATTGATATGGTAGAGGGCTTAGAGGTAGAACTGCCTAATCAAGGTATACAGACCTTAGACAGTAAACAGGCAGAAGAATTGGTTAGAAATCGTTATGGACATGCTGATGGTGATTTAGGAAGAATTAGAATGCAGCAATTGGTGATCAAATCTTTAGCGAAGAAAATTATGGGAATGAAGAATCCTGTTGATATATTTAAAGTAATAAAAGAGGGCTACAAATATGTAGAGACAGATTTTGGACTTCTTGATGGCATGAAATATATACAATATTTATTGGAAGTTAAAATAGATACTGTCTTACAGGATGCAAACATGGTAACCATTCCGACCAGGGGAGAAAAGATCGACGGAGTTTGGTACGAAATGCAGGATGAAGAAAAAACTAAGGAAATATTGGATGAGTTGTTTGAATTGTAG
- the ymfI gene encoding elongation factor P 5-aminopentanone reductase — protein MQFKDKVVVVTGSSRGIGKEIALSFAKEGAVVIINSSTNIQALEDLQKEIHLLGGKCIYFLGDVSDYDFVSFMFKSIHEKFEQVDILINNAGISHIGLFTETTPEQWKRIIDVNLTSLYNCCHVALPPMIRNHHGTILNISSIWGVSGASCEVAYSASKGGVNSFTKALAKELGPSNIRVNAIACGVIDTQMNNWLDEDEKNNLLEQIPLMRMGSPRDVANLCLYLCSDRANYMTGQVITLDGGMI, from the coding sequence ATGCAATTTAAGGATAAAGTTGTGGTTGTTACAGGTTCTTCCAGAGGAATCGGAAAAGAAATTGCCCTTTCCTTTGCAAAGGAAGGAGCAGTCGTGATTATTAACAGTTCTACAAACATTCAGGCTTTAGAAGACTTGCAAAAAGAGATACATCTTCTGGGGGGAAAATGTATTTACTTTTTAGGAGACGTATCTGACTATGATTTTGTTTCATTTATGTTTAAATCCATCCATGAAAAATTTGAGCAAGTTGATATACTTATCAACAATGCAGGCATTTCTCATATAGGGTTATTCACAGAAACCACACCCGAACAGTGGAAAAGAATTATTGATGTGAATTTGACATCTCTATATAACTGCTGTCATGTAGCTCTTCCTCCCATGATTAGAAATCATCACGGAACTATTTTAAATATCTCCTCGATTTGGGGGGTAAGTGGTGCTTCCTGTGAAGTGGCATACTCTGCTTCTAAGGGAGGGGTAAACAGCTTTACAAAGGCTCTGGCAAAAGAATTGGGTCCTTCAAATATACGGGTAAACGCCATAGCCTGCGGAGTGATTGATACACAAATGAATAATTGGCTGGATGAGGATGAAAAAAATAATCTCCTTGAACAAATACCTTTAATGAGAATGGGAAGCCCAAGGGATGTTGCCAATCTATGTCTTTACCTTTGCTCTGATCGTGCAAATTATATGACAGGGCAAGTGATTACTCTAGATGGGGGCATGATTTAA
- a CDS encoding ABC transporter substrate-binding protein encodes MKKLQAVFLLFIMIILATGCGQSDTTTKEIKKSEKIVIQAPSAPPTAPLIKLVEDKMLEGSVDEGNIEFIIYQNVEEATTRVARGEADFTVLPVNVISKLYNKEADISLLNVNTWGILYLLSRDGEVKSWEDLKGKDLFVGAQGASPDVITRYLLNKNGIKEDEINISYGTSPEMLQWMIAGKADTVVLPEPLVTQGLTKAENMQIAMDYSKEWEKINGEGSKLPQTGIAVRTSFASEYPDAVEAFQNAYKEALEAVVNDPASVSSLIEEKLEIPAAVFEKSMERTKLEFVPAQEAKKDVETYLNALNEISGDMIGGKLPDEPFYYKK; translated from the coding sequence ATGAAAAAGCTTCAAGCAGTTTTTTTACTTTTTATAATGATAATACTGGCTACAGGCTGTGGGCAATCAGATACAACGACGAAAGAAATTAAAAAGTCTGAAAAAATCGTGATTCAAGCACCTTCCGCACCGCCAACAGCACCTTTAATTAAATTAGTAGAAGATAAGATGCTAGAAGGAAGTGTAGACGAAGGTAATATTGAATTTATTATTTACCAAAACGTCGAAGAAGCGACTACAAGGGTTGCTCGGGGAGAAGCTGACTTTACAGTACTTCCTGTTAATGTGATTTCTAAATTATACAATAAAGAAGCGGATATCTCTTTGCTTAATGTGAATACCTGGGGCATTCTTTATCTGCTGTCAAGGGACGGGGAGGTTAAGTCCTGGGAGGATTTAAAAGGTAAAGATTTATTTGTTGGTGCACAGGGTGCCAGTCCGGATGTTATTACGAGATATTTATTAAATAAAAATGGAATTAAAGAAGATGAAATAAACATTTCCTATGGAACTTCTCCGGAAATGCTTCAATGGATGATTGCCGGAAAGGCAGATACGGTGGTATTACCAGAGCCTTTGGTAACTCAAGGTCTTACCAAGGCAGAAAATATGCAGATTGCTATGGATTACAGCAAAGAATGGGAAAAGATTAATGGAGAAGGAAGCAAACTGCCTCAGACAGGTATTGCGGTTAGAACTTCCTTTGCCAGTGAATATCCCGATGCAGTAGAAGCTTTCCAAAATGCCTATAAAGAAGCCTTAGAAGCAGTTGTAAATGATCCAGCTTCCGTATCTTCATTAATAGAAGAAAAGCTTGAAATACCGGCTGCAGTTTTTGAAAAATCCATGGAAAGAACAAAATTAGAATTTGTTCCTGCCCAGGAAGCTAAAAAAGATGTGGAAACCTATTTAAATGCTTTAAATGAAATATCAGGAGATATGATAGGGGGAAAACTACCCGATGAACCATTCTATTATAAGAAATAA
- a CDS encoding ABC transporter permease, producing MNHSIIRNKRAYLLISIFIFIIIWQISSIIVGPLIMPSPIETVKVLADLAIQPDFWKDIAISMGRGFIGFFLAVLVGTPLGFWMGLREEIEAFFYPLLVLTQTTPTVSWLILGWLWFGTGDGAAAIFIIWIIVIPFIIVNVMEGTKQLDAQLMEMSKVFRIPLKKKILHFYIPQIFPYWLAGCSIGSGLTWKGVAMAELLTARTGIGAAMGVARINLEIAQVIVWSGVLVLLGYGSSRLIKRLESAFTRKWR from the coding sequence ATGAACCATTCTATTATAAGAAATAAGAGGGCTTACCTTCTTATTTCTATTTTTATATTTATAATAATTTGGCAGATTTCATCCATTATCGTTGGACCCTTAATCATGCCTTCTCCCATTGAAACGGTAAAAGTCTTAGCTGATTTAGCCATACAGCCAGACTTTTGGAAAGATATCGCAATCTCTATGGGGAGAGGATTTATTGGATTTTTTCTTGCAGTACTTGTTGGAACTCCTTTAGGCTTTTGGATGGGACTTAGAGAAGAAATAGAAGCATTTTTTTATCCTTTATTAGTATTAACCCAGACGACACCCACTGTGTCATGGCTTATTCTCGGATGGCTTTGGTTTGGAACGGGGGATGGGGCAGCGGCAATCTTTATCATATGGATTATAGTCATCCCTTTTATAATCGTGAATGTTATGGAAGGCACAAAGCAATTGGATGCGCAATTAATGGAGATGAGCAAGGTTTTTAGAATTCCTCTGAAGAAAAAGATTCTTCATTTTTATATTCCACAAATTTTTCCTTACTGGCTGGCGGGATGTTCCATCGGCAGCGGCTTAACCTGGAAAGGGGTAGCCATGGCAGAACTCTTAACCGCAAGAACTGGAATAGGTGCTGCCATGGGGGTGGCACGGATTAATTTAGAGATTGCTCAAGTCATTGTATGGTCAGGAGTTTTGGTACTTTTAGGATACGGTTCAAGTAGGTTAATCAAAAGATTAGAGTCAGCATTTACAAGAAAATGGCGGTGA
- a CDS encoding ABC transporter ATP-binding protein, producing the protein MLILNNATKEYDDVIVFKGLSHSIEKGKIYSLLGPSGCGKTTILRILAELEKPSKGNIDLQGQRVSYIFQEPRLLPWETVRKNLELVCPKKEIKKINEILELMELKDYSNAYPKELSGGMKQRVAIMRAFLYPHEILLMDEPFQALDLKLKTKLIKEIYNLHQSMKNTILFVTHDLDEALLLGDEILILSPKPAKIVKKFTINIPQAERKPDDMQFIKEEITRLLNHAPI; encoded by the coding sequence ATGCTTATACTCAATAATGCAACCAAGGAATATGACGATGTAATTGTCTTTAAGGGTTTAAGTCACTCTATAGAAAAGGGCAAAATATATTCCTTACTTGGTCCCTCAGGATGCGGGAAAACCACTATCCTTAGGATTCTTGCAGAGCTTGAAAAGCCGAGTAAAGGTAACATTGACTTACAAGGGCAAAGGGTAAGTTATATTTTTCAAGAACCAAGATTACTGCCCTGGGAGACTGTCAGAAAAAATTTAGAACTGGTATGTCCCAAAAAAGAAATTAAGAAGATAAATGAAATTTTAGAGCTTATGGAACTAAAAGATTATTCTAACGCATACCCTAAAGAATTAAGCGGAGGAATGAAACAAAGGGTAGCGATCATGAGAGCTTTTTTGTATCCCCATGAGATTTTATTAATGGACGAGCCTTTTCAAGCCCTGGATTTAAAATTAAAAACCAAGCTTATAAAAGAGATTTACAATCTCCACCAATCTATGAAGAATACCATTCTATTTGTCACCCACGATTTAGATGAAGCTCTTTTACTAGGGGACGAAATCCTTATATTATCCCCAAAGCCGGCGAAGATAGTTAAAAAGTTTACTATAAATATCCCTCAAGCAGAAAGAAAACCGGATGACATGCAGTTCATAAAAGAAGAAATCACAAGGCTCTTAAATCATGCCCCCATCTAG
- a CDS encoding LCP family protein, whose protein sequence is MAEKKKKEKGKHYLVRRFFSIVFLMVFSFIVLAGIGTYGYLHFSKAKNSDDMTPSQKSQGKKSVLDLFKKTPKKIRTNVAIFGVDKDQTRTDVIIVATFNSETKKVNLVSVPRDTRVFLTESMLADMRSRISGVPDTVKINEVHAYAGKEKANEYSVKEVERLLGIDIDYYVKVNIEAFRKIVDQIGGVEITLDRDYYYVDRAGGLFINLKAGPQTLNGEQAEQLVRFRKDNRGGGYGDLGRIETQQKFLKAFAKKMLSPQNILNAPSIIKILFDYVETDVDLNSALQYVQYLDDIDVNNIEMSTIPGEARMVGGKSYFIHDEQGTKELIDKIFFTEEADEESTVENSKDARIEVLNGGSVSGLAQATSDKLKADGYNVVKIGNYEGTKEQSTRIFVRKKGWGEDLKAYFENSTVIVDDSELSDNVDIQIVLGLDEK, encoded by the coding sequence ATGGCTGAAAAAAAGAAAAAAGAAAAGGGTAAGCATTATTTGGTTAGAAGATTTTTCTCCATAGTATTTTTAATGGTTTTTTCATTTATAGTGTTAGCAGGTATAGGAACTTATGGATATCTTCACTTTTCAAAAGCAAAGAATTCCGATGATATGACACCCAGTCAAAAGAGTCAAGGGAAAAAAAGTGTTTTAGATTTATTTAAAAAGACGCCTAAAAAAATTAGAACCAATGTAGCCATCTTTGGGGTTGATAAGGATCAAACAAGAACCGATGTAATTATTGTAGCTACATTTAACAGTGAAACTAAGAAGGTCAATCTTGTTTCTGTTCCAAGAGACACAAGGGTATTCTTAACAGAATCCATGCTTGCAGATATGCGAAGCAGAATATCCGGCGTACCGGATACAGTAAAAATCAACGAAGTACATGCTTATGCAGGCAAAGAAAAAGCTAACGAATATTCTGTTAAAGAAGTAGAAAGACTTTTAGGCATTGATATAGATTATTATGTTAAAGTAAATATTGAGGCTTTTCGTAAGATTGTAGACCAAATAGGCGGTGTTGAAATTACTTTAGACAGAGATTACTACTATGTAGACAGAGCAGGTGGATTATTTATTAATCTAAAGGCAGGACCACAGACATTAAATGGAGAGCAAGCGGAGCAGCTGGTTCGTTTTAGAAAAGATAATAGAGGCGGAGGCTATGGGGACTTAGGAAGAATAGAAACCCAGCAAAAATTCTTAAAAGCTTTTGCCAAGAAGATGTTAAGCCCTCAAAATATATTAAATGCTCCGTCCATTATAAAAATACTATTTGATTATGTAGAGACAGATGTAGATTTGAATAGTGCATTGCAGTATGTTCAATATTTAGATGATATTGATGTTAACAATATTGAAATGAGTACCATTCCCGGAGAAGCCAGAATGGTTGGCGGAAAGTCATATTTTATTCACGATGAACAAGGTACAAAAGAATTGATCGATAAAATATTCTTTACAGAAGAGGCGGACGAAGAATCCACAGTGGAAAATAGTAAAGATGCAAGGATTGAAGTCTTAAACGGAGGTTCCGTTTCGGGTCTGGCTCAGGCTACCAGCGATAAATTAAAAGCAGACGGATATAATGTTGTTAAAATAGGAAATTATGAAGGAACTAAGGAACAAAGTACAAGAATTTTCGTCCGTAAAAAGGGATGGGGAGAAGACCTTAAGGCATACTTTGAAAACAGTACAGTGATCGTAGATGACTCTGAGTTAAGTGATAATGTCGACATACAAATTGTATTAGGCCTGGACGAAAAGTAA